In Aciduliprofundum sp. MAR08-339, a single window of DNA contains:
- a CDS encoding 2-oxoacid:acceptor oxidoreductase subunit alpha, whose amino-acid sequence MIKPGYYFWSGDIAAAEGAIAAGCRFYAGYPITPSSEIAERMALRLPQEGGKFIEMEDEIGSIAAIIGASWTGKKVMTATAGPGVSLMNENIGLAAMTEVPLVVVNAMRGAPSTGLPTLIGQGDLMQAKWGSHGSYEIISLYPDSVQETFDLMIDAFNYAEKYRVPVIFLIDAMLAHMYEKIHVPPEDEIVRIERKRPTKPPEETLIYEADEDLIPPMPRIGDGYKIHASGLTHNEKGYPELTPQAQEKLVKRLNDKIRKHAEEIWKVEEYKTDDADVIIIAMGSESRSVRYAVDLARKEGIKAGMLRLITIWPFPYKFIEKYDVPYIVAEINYGQIYHKVREYTKNVELLPKMGGEIHKPEEILRAIRRRL is encoded by the coding sequence ATGATCAAACCGGGTTACTATTTCTGGAGTGGAGATATAGCCGCAGCAGAGGGGGCTATAGCAGCGGGTTGCAGATTCTACGCGGGCTATCCGATCACCCCAAGCAGTGAGATTGCTGAGCGTATGGCCCTTCGTCTTCCCCAGGAAGGGGGCAAGTTCATCGAGATGGAAGACGAAATAGGCTCAATTGCAGCGATAATAGGCGCTTCATGGACTGGAAAGAAGGTCATGACAGCCACTGCAGGTCCCGGAGTTTCTCTTATGAACGAGAACATAGGTCTGGCAGCCATGACCGAAGTACCTCTCGTGGTGGTAAATGCCATGCGCGGCGCACCTTCCACGGGGTTACCCACACTCATAGGACAGGGAGATCTCATGCAGGCAAAGTGGGGCTCACATGGAAGTTATGAAATTATATCCCTTTACCCAGACAGCGTGCAGGAAACCTTTGATCTTATGATAGATGCTTTCAACTATGCGGAAAAATACCGTGTGCCTGTTATTTTCCTCATAGACGCAATGCTAGCGCACATGTACGAAAAGATTCACGTACCTCCCGAGGATGAAATAGTAAGAATTGAAAGAAAGAGACCAACCAAACCTCCTGAAGAAACGTTGATCTACGAGGCTGACGAGGATCTAATTCCCCCAATGCCCAGGATAGGAGATGGATACAAGATCCACGCCTCCGGGTTGACCCACAACGAGAAGGGATACCCTGAACTCACACCCCAGGCCCAAGAAAAACTTGTTAAAAGGTTGAACGATAAGATAAGAAAACATGCCGAGGAGATCTGGAAGGTTGAAGAGTACAAAACCGACGATGCGGATGTAATAATAATAGCGATGGGCAGCGAATCGAGGTCTGTAAGATATGCGGTGGATCTTGCAAGAAAGGAAGGAATAAAGGCAGGAATGCTACGTCTCATAACCATCTGGCCGTTTCCATACAAATTCATAGAGAAGTACGATGTACCATACATTGTGGCGGAGATAAATTACGGTCAAATATACCACAAGGTAAGAGAATACACCAAGAATGTTGAACTTCTCCCCAAGATGGGAGGAGAGATCCACAAACCCGAGGAGATTCTCCGCGCAATAAGGAGGCGATTGTAA
- the glyA gene encoding serine hydroxymethyltransferase: MSSLDDAMKIRELVKKHTEWFRDSLPMIASENLISPMAMEFLISDLHNRYAEGLPGKRYYQGNIYVDQIEDLTTELAKKLFNVDYADVRPISGTNANQAVLFALTKPGDVITGPPLQGGAHISSAKFGAVGMRGVTKIEYPFDVEEMNIDVDLSAKLIRIVKPKVALFGMSVFLFPAPLKELQDAFQEAGTTVWYDGAHVLGLIAGGQFQDPLREGAHVMTGSTHKTLPGPQRGMILANPPGDEEKREKFWKKIQRGVFPGVISNHHLHHMAALAITLAEHIEFGRRYAEQVVRNAQTLAQELYELGFKVLGEKNGFTRSHTVLVDVVAQGGGRKVAEDLEKANIICNYNLLPYDDPKKPRNPSGIRLGVQELTRIGMKEGEMKYVAELIKRVAVEGDIEGVKNDVKELKKEFNTIHYCFKEGVEAYRFLELFS; this comes from the coding sequence ATGAGCTCTTTGGATGATGCAATGAAAATTAGAGAGTTGGTGAAAAAGCATACTGAATGGTTTCGAGATTCGTTGCCAATGATAGCCTCTGAAAACCTGATAAGTCCCATGGCCATGGAGTTTTTGATCTCCGATCTGCACAATAGATACGCGGAGGGCCTTCCTGGAAAGAGGTACTATCAGGGCAACATATATGTGGATCAGATTGAGGATCTCACAACCGAGCTTGCCAAAAAGCTTTTCAATGTTGATTATGCAGATGTCCGTCCAATAAGCGGAACCAATGCAAATCAGGCGGTTTTATTTGCCCTTACAAAGCCCGGTGATGTAATCACAGGTCCTCCTCTGCAGGGTGGAGCCCATATAAGCAGTGCAAAATTCGGTGCTGTTGGAATGCGGGGAGTCACGAAGATTGAATATCCATTTGATGTTGAGGAGATGAACATTGATGTTGATCTCAGTGCAAAATTGATCAGGATTGTGAAGCCCAAGGTGGCCCTGTTTGGCATGAGCGTTTTCCTCTTTCCCGCACCCCTGAAGGAATTACAGGACGCCTTTCAGGAGGCTGGCACAACGGTTTGGTACGATGGAGCCCATGTTCTTGGTCTCATTGCGGGTGGGCAGTTTCAGGATCCTCTTCGAGAGGGCGCCCATGTGATGACTGGAAGCACCCATAAAACCTTGCCTGGACCCCAGAGGGGAATGATCCTTGCAAACCCCCCTGGAGATGAGGAGAAGAGAGAGAAGTTTTGGAAGAAAATTCAGCGTGGTGTGTTTCCCGGCGTGATAAGCAATCATCACCTGCACCATATGGCTGCCTTGGCAATAACACTTGCAGAGCACATTGAGTTTGGAAGGAGGTATGCAGAACAAGTTGTGAGAAATGCTCAAACCCTGGCGCAGGAACTTTACGAACTCGGTTTCAAGGTTCTTGGAGAAAAGAATGGATTTACAAGATCGCATACTGTGCTTGTGGATGTTGTTGCCCAGGGTGGCGGACGCAAGGTGGCCGAGGATCTTGAGAAGGCAAACATAATCTGCAATTATAACCTTCTGCCCTATGATGATCCCAAGAAGCCAAGGAATCCCAGCGGGATACGCCTTGGAGTGCAGGAACTCACACGCATAGGAATGAAGGAAGGCGAGATGAAATACGTGGCTGAATTAATAAAGCGTGTTGCTGTGGAAGGAGATATTGAAGGGGTCAAAAACGATGTAAAAGAATTGAAAAAGGAGTTCAACACTATCCACTATTGTTTTAAGGAAGGTGTTGAAGCCTACAGGTTCTTAGAACTCTTCAGCTGA
- a CDS encoding CARDB domain-containing protein codes for MNVKGRVYKKIFKKEKGVSEVLGSILVLLITVMLFSTVFYYVGTMPTPQPKIYAQFDATLHIVPNGTGGYCLNITVRNVGGESLVDWRTMFIVVIDFTAKQHMLSEPHFSKQPFDKDGKFSQGESFYYNSSWDGWNWPHLEDTKYLDVGITLMDKNTGSIIWSSKLQGRTSLPPVLVGVTTTPSIPILGKPATFKAIIFNPNTGGDVGTYNVTLDFSQTILKYSIEGSPIKPMNYSGNNAFTTLVRFKTNDSLNILRPYKIKVWVNNGYSNISYSTNIYVSRGTGNKNPDLYIDSKLVTLSTLSPTHGNNVQVSVTVENLGGTGAKFQLRVLDQYPGYRSASNPSGEITIKTNLGSSEYLPDRDTTYTIAAAGQTTISFIWEDVGANSQGNNVVSKVSGTHHLIFQIINITPVENPNKYPDTASVSLTVLPSILLVDDDGYAEGSPWDTSRYYKYYLDTAGYKYTVDKSSIDIGQLKRDVDSHDLVIWETGYKENPITSAQASILEDFVFNRGGSLWLISQEISQGNLRTILADSYLTPKSTNMGNIKGIENPAINLTLSNGSLIMDDLMNRDHAPNGNDTIYLSNMGSYKKFIEAKEEGSTGNRYFPVGIYKDSSSTGGGKIVYLGFELSRVKHYYAQDFIAYRILKWLANISGRAGNDLAVEDMIIEPRNPLYKEPVHISVVVSNNGGTALSSEVLLEVDGAPSLNINTTNPNSTGVIPPDGGFVVVNFTWIPTQPGKHVLTAIVDPYNTIEETNEENNVINTEIVDTNVFVHYSTLIVYNSSQTNSINEKNALVVTLQHLGYRYKVIDSHSANLPYGYDDGTYFAQYNLVIWADGKIGKGDIKAIIDSMSNNPNTGQLFIGNDIMAYIDDSSKLKNYLEITSINLVNVNKKSVIYGINNVKSETNGMTLILQSTTMYNITATGAQGLFHLTKSTDTGYMTLEKLASQYSNTISGYGYGIVSKTPVSGSKFGIIPFKLENIAGIFGLKAANIAKPYDPAPQGQAWLMYRLFRWFGYVKDTPEFATFTSDIQIIYGGNNPNLPPIIGRSYMLRTKVYNYGSVGASAVVRFYDDYEWIGSKTVYVPANNYAQVEIQWTPMFAGPARHIRVIVDPLNEVTETQFNGTSNNGKEIFNFNNEAIKTVTVYYFWDNMENGAGNWVHEATVMDINGESPLNFVNRKDVSTNVIGDWDWSLSGSTDSNGNYHQDENTFYTNDTKVLNFTGGAHHSAPNAFWMPEAPRINKRKPIDVIFVIDTSGSMNSVVRGATVGDVNGDGKANTRIDVAIQAALDAIKLLGPNDRVAIFSFDTLGNKWWKPTLKFTYVTKENLPTIEDTLTGLRASGGTPLYDTLSWAVYYMDKKSADNVNRENAVRGILVLTDGLSNSDIRGVRDGRQFYYAPGTGYDEEETGVIENYVKYKSSGLLKIPYNLIAISIAPDGWDGRLFPIGNSSQGRISMGLFENDPVVIQEVFTMFVQLLMQQTTGGLRATPPIGSYKNDLNLQGSLTIQGLGAVVFSDGFRNYTNYPGDASTPGFLGKWKESGFTIASTNDGNYYYKGQSDGASDEYWVAQTDTSGAYLQHTVYPSKVLKYHYPGTYTIKGAEIRFWVGDHGDVGGYFFYPDGSKATINIYIDGQLISSEKFDDSSGNNPEEYFTVQLPVSVYSSGGSFDFKIEISSISGTIGIDDVMVVYYIDYTPPTSNSGGGGTIPSDYSSVVNTATNYTYLITPPVDVSGAQKVLLSFWTKYWMTQGTNGGIMYMWGSNDETSWTWDQTHRYYIMPSQSYTGNLDPRYFDSNWANNVITSGGPVINGRQNGMADATYTGSGTTGLPMWCFNGRSGSGTFGWDYIEVDLTHYIRESGFKYIRIVFMLVQFGGVGPNSGWNPAMGWYLDDVKISVTSDGNRDLWQLHNFGGTGAEKAHSGDYAWAYGESNSNWALPKGVDSSLITKQIDLTNARTARLSFWIRFNLNSAAGVPPATVRVEVSDDNGMTWQSITYGVRIGWGASGTGSMAGTSANNNYGWVNSGTLARINCDLSGWAGKSIMIRFRVVTNATEYPTYANSNDPYGVFIDDVVVSGEGYASTIPVSQSDYLWDGGTLTNVKSPHKIPNKQSNNIKDKNIEINIHLRGERPDHHHVGPIEMMHALPIIQPFLIRIAVVRNF; via the coding sequence ATGAATGTGAAGGGGAGAGTCTATAAAAAAATATTCAAGAAGGAGAAAGGCGTATCTGAAGTTCTCGGAAGCATACTTGTATTGCTCATAACGGTAATGCTGTTTTCAACAGTTTTCTATTATGTGGGTACCATGCCAACACCCCAGCCCAAGATTTATGCCCAGTTTGATGCTACGTTACACATAGTACCCAACGGTACTGGAGGATATTGCTTGAATATCACAGTGAGGAATGTTGGGGGAGAAAGTTTGGTGGATTGGAGAACAATGTTTATTGTTGTAATTGATTTCACAGCCAAGCAGCATATGTTATCTGAACCTCATTTTTCAAAACAGCCCTTTGATAAGGATGGAAAGTTCTCTCAGGGTGAGAGTTTTTACTACAATTCTTCTTGGGATGGATGGAACTGGCCCCATTTGGAAGATACGAAATACTTAGATGTTGGAATCACCCTTATGGATAAAAACACAGGAAGCATAATATGGTCATCAAAGCTTCAGGGCAGAACGAGTTTACCCCCCGTACTCGTTGGCGTCACAACCACCCCATCCATACCAATTCTGGGTAAGCCAGCAACATTCAAGGCAATTATTTTCAATCCAAATACAGGAGGAGATGTTGGAACCTACAATGTAACCCTTGATTTTTCCCAAACGATACTGAAATACAGCATTGAAGGATCTCCAATAAAACCAATGAACTACTCCGGAAATAATGCATTCACCACCCTCGTAAGGTTCAAAACAAATGATTCTCTGAACATTTTGAGGCCCTACAAGATTAAGGTATGGGTGAACAATGGATATAGTAACATAAGCTACTCAACAAACATCTATGTCAGCAGAGGGACTGGAAATAAAAATCCTGATCTCTATATAGATTCAAAGCTTGTAACCCTTTCAACGCTGTCTCCAACCCATGGAAATAATGTTCAGGTATCCGTAACCGTTGAAAATCTTGGGGGTACGGGGGCAAAGTTCCAGTTAAGGGTCCTGGATCAGTATCCAGGATACAGAAGTGCATCAAATCCCTCGGGAGAAATTACAATAAAGACTAATCTTGGATCCTCGGAATATCTACCTGATAGGGATACGACCTACACAATAGCCGCCGCAGGCCAGACAACAATCTCCTTTATCTGGGAGGATGTAGGGGCCAATTCTCAGGGAAATAATGTGGTTTCCAAAGTTTCGGGAACGCACCATTTGATATTCCAGATCATAAACATCACCCCTGTGGAAAATCCAAATAAATATCCGGACACGGCATCTGTAAGCCTCACTGTGTTACCAAGCATACTTCTGGTGGATGACGATGGATATGCCGAGGGATCTCCTTGGGATACAAGCAGGTACTACAAGTATTACCTTGATACTGCTGGATACAAGTACACTGTGGATAAGAGTAGCATTGATATTGGGCAGTTGAAAAGGGATGTTGATTCTCATGATCTGGTAATATGGGAAACTGGATACAAGGAAAATCCAATCACGTCAGCTCAGGCATCCATACTTGAAGATTTCGTATTCAACAGGGGTGGCTCCCTTTGGCTAATAAGCCAAGAGATCAGCCAGGGGAATTTACGAACCATTTTAGCGGATTCCTATCTCACACCAAAGAGTACCAACATGGGGAACATAAAAGGCATAGAGAATCCTGCAATAAATCTGACACTCTCAAATGGAAGTTTGATAATGGATGACCTAATGAATAGGGATCATGCCCCAAACGGGAACGATACCATTTACCTCTCAAATATGGGATCTTATAAGAAGTTCATAGAGGCAAAGGAAGAAGGGTCCACGGGGAACCGGTATTTTCCAGTAGGTATATACAAGGATTCCTCCTCTACTGGAGGAGGGAAAATAGTGTATCTTGGATTTGAACTTTCAAGGGTCAAGCATTACTATGCTCAAGATTTCATCGCTTACAGGATTCTGAAATGGCTTGCCAATATTTCGGGTAGAGCTGGAAATGACCTGGCTGTTGAGGATATGATAATAGAGCCCAGAAATCCGCTTTACAAGGAGCCTGTGCATATTAGCGTTGTGGTTTCAAACAATGGGGGCACAGCACTATCCAGCGAGGTTTTGCTTGAGGTTGACGGAGCGCCATCACTTAACATAAATACCACCAATCCAAATTCAACAGGGGTGATACCTCCAGATGGCGGCTTTGTTGTCGTTAACTTTACTTGGATTCCAACCCAACCCGGTAAGCATGTGCTCACAGCCATAGTGGATCCATACAACACAATAGAGGAGACAAACGAGGAAAATAATGTCATAAATACAGAAATAGTTGATACAAACGTTTTTGTGCATTATTCAACTCTCATAGTTTACAACAGTTCTCAAACAAATTCTATTAACGAGAAAAATGCTCTTGTGGTAACGTTGCAGCATCTAGGATACAGGTACAAGGTCATTGATTCGCATTCAGCAAATCTACCCTACGGCTACGATGATGGAACATATTTTGCACAATATAACCTGGTCATATGGGCAGATGGAAAAATAGGAAAAGGTGACATAAAGGCCATTATAGATTCCATGAGCAACAATCCCAATACGGGGCAACTCTTCATTGGAAATGACATAATGGCGTATATTGATGATAGTTCAAAATTGAAGAATTATCTTGAAATTACCTCAATAAATCTCGTGAATGTGAATAAAAAAAGTGTAATATACGGCATAAACAATGTTAAGAGTGAAACAAATGGGATGACTCTTATCCTGCAATCCACCACCATGTACAACATAACAGCCACAGGTGCACAGGGATTATTCCATCTAACAAAATCCACTGATACTGGGTATATGACACTGGAAAAACTGGCTTCTCAATACTCAAACACAATATCGGGATATGGATATGGAATAGTCTCCAAAACACCCGTGAGTGGAAGCAAGTTTGGCATAATCCCGTTCAAATTAGAGAACATAGCGGGAATATTTGGACTGAAGGCTGCAAATATTGCAAAGCCCTATGATCCAGCTCCGCAGGGTCAGGCATGGCTGATGTATCGTCTCTTCAGATGGTTTGGATATGTGAAAGACACTCCTGAGTTTGCCACATTTACCTCGGACATACAGATAATCTATGGAGGAAATAATCCAAATCTACCTCCCATAATTGGACGCTCTTATATGCTGAGAACCAAAGTATACAATTACGGCTCCGTTGGAGCCAGTGCAGTTGTGCGATTCTACGATGATTATGAATGGATAGGAAGTAAAACAGTATACGTGCCTGCAAATAATTATGCTCAGGTGGAGATACAGTGGACTCCCATGTTTGCAGGGCCAGCCAGGCATATAAGGGTAATTGTTGATCCTCTAAATGAGGTAACCGAGACTCAATTTAATGGTACATCTAATAATGGAAAGGAAATATTCAACTTCAACAATGAGGCTATAAAGACGGTTACGGTTTACTATTTCTGGGATAATATGGAAAATGGAGCAGGAAACTGGGTGCACGAGGCTACTGTCATGGATATAAACGGGGAGAGCCCCCTGAATTTTGTAAATAGGAAAGATGTGAGTACAAATGTGATAGGTGATTGGGACTGGAGTTTGAGCGGTAGCACAGACAGCAACGGAAATTATCACCAAGATGAAAATACTTTTTACACAAATGATACAAAAGTACTGAATTTCACTGGTGGTGCACATCATTCTGCTCCTAATGCATTCTGGATGCCTGAAGCTCCAAGAATTAACAAGAGAAAACCCATTGATGTGATATTTGTGATCGATACCTCTGGAAGTATGAATAGTGTGGTTAGGGGTGCCACAGTAGGAGATGTAAATGGAGATGGTAAAGCGAATACAAGGATAGACGTGGCCATACAAGCAGCGCTAGATGCTATAAAACTACTTGGACCAAATGATAGAGTGGCCATCTTCTCATTTGATACTCTTGGAAATAAATGGTGGAAGCCTACACTCAAATTTACTTACGTTACAAAGGAGAATCTCCCAACTATAGAAGATACTCTAACAGGTCTTAGGGCTTCTGGAGGCACGCCTTTATACGATACCTTGTCATGGGCTGTGTATTATATGGACAAAAAATCCGCTGACAATGTTAACAGAGAGAATGCAGTAAGAGGTATACTTGTTTTAACGGATGGACTCAGTAATTCAGACATAAGGGGTGTCAGAGACGGAAGGCAATTTTATTATGCACCAGGTACGGGATATGATGAAGAAGAGACGGGAGTTATTGAAAATTATGTTAAATACAAATCCAGTGGATTGCTTAAAATACCCTATAATCTTATAGCTATATCCATAGCCCCAGATGGCTGGGATGGTAGATTATTCCCCATAGGTAATTCATCCCAAGGAAGAATATCTATGGGATTATTTGAAAATGATCCCGTGGTTATCCAAGAGGTATTTACTATGTTTGTACAACTTCTAATGCAGCAAACAACCGGTGGCTTGAGAGCCACACCTCCGATAGGATCTTATAAAAATGATCTTAATCTACAGGGAAGTCTAACTATCCAAGGATTGGGTGCAGTTGTCTTTTCTGATGGATTCAGGAATTACACAAATTATCCTGGAGATGCAAGTACCCCCGGATTTCTTGGGAAATGGAAAGAGAGTGGATTTACCATAGCTTCAACAAATGATGGAAATTACTATTATAAAGGACAGTCAGACGGAGCGAGCGATGAGTACTGGGTTGCACAAACAGATACCTCCGGTGCATATCTCCAACATACGGTGTATCCTTCCAAGGTGCTTAAATACCATTATCCAGGTACATACACAATTAAAGGTGCTGAAATAAGATTTTGGGTTGGAGATCATGGTGATGTAGGGGGGTACTTTTTTTATCCGGATGGTTCTAAGGCCACAATCAACATTTATATAGATGGTCAATTAATATCCTCAGAGAAATTTGATGATTCGTCAGGGAATAATCCAGAGGAATACTTTACTGTGCAGCTACCGGTAAGTGTGTATTCTTCCGGTGGATCATTTGACTTCAAGATAGAAATTTCTTCCATCTCAGGTACTATCGGAATTGACGACGTCATGGTTGTGTATTACATTGATTACACACCACCCACCTCCAACTCTGGGGGTGGAGGTACAATACCTAGTGACTATTCAAGTGTGGTAAATACAGCCACAAATTACACCTATCTCATAACTCCACCTGTGGATGTAAGTGGTGCTCAGAAAGTCTTGTTGAGTTTCTGGACCAAGTACTGGATGACTCAGGGTACGAACGGTGGAATAATGTATATGTGGGGTTCAAATGATGAAACATCTTGGACATGGGATCAGACTCACAGGTATTACATTATGCCCAGTCAATCTTATACGGGAAATCTGGATCCTAGGTACTTTGACTCAAACTGGGCCAATAATGTGATTACCAGTGGTGGTCCGGTTATAAATGGACGGCAAAACGGAATGGCAGATGCGACCTATACTGGCTCAGGTACAACAGGTTTGCCTATGTGGTGTTTCAATGGTAGAAGTGGCTCTGGTACATTTGGCTGGGATTATATAGAAGTTGATCTAACCCATTACATCCGGGAATCCGGATTCAAGTATATACGAATAGTGTTCATGCTTGTTCAGTTTGGTGGTGTTGGACCAAATAGTGGCTGGAACCCTGCAATGGGCTGGTACCTGGATGATGTGAAAATAAGTGTGACTTCAGATGGAAATAGAGATCTTTGGCAACTTCATAATTTTGGAGGTACCGGAGCAGAGAAGGCCCATTCCGGAGATTACGCTTGGGCGTATGGAGAGTCAAATAGTAATTGGGCATTACCTAAGGGAGTGGACTCATCGCTGATCACAAAACAGATAGACCTTACAAATGCTAGAACTGCCAGACTTTCATTCTGGATAAGGTTCAATTTGAATTCTGCGGCCGGTGTTCCACCTGCCACGGTGCGTGTAGAAGTGAGCGATGACAACGGCATGACGTGGCAATCAATAACCTATGGTGTGCGTATAGGGTGGGGTGCTAGTGGCACTGGAAGTATGGCAGGAACAAGTGCAAATAACAACTATGGCTGGGTCAACTCTGGAACCTTGGCAAGAATTAACTGCGATCTGAGTGGCTGGGCCGGAAAAAGCATTATGATAAGATTCCGTGTGGTGACAAATGCCACAGAGTATCCAACATATGCAAATAGCAATGATCCTTATGGGGTATTCATAGATGATGTCGTGGTATCCGGAGAGGGCTATGCTTCAACTATACCTGTATCTCAAAGTGATTATCTATGGGATGGGGGCACCTTAACAAACGTAAAATCACCGCATAAAATACCAAATAAACAGAGCAATAATATCAAAGATAAAAACATAGAAATTAACATACATCTCAGAGGTGAGAGACCCGATCACCATCACGTAGGACCAATTGAAATGATGCACGCTCTGCCTATTATACAGCCATTTCTCATTAGAATTGCAGTTGTCAGAAATTTTTAA
- a CDS encoding thiamine pyrophosphate-dependent enzyme, with protein MNPMEEMRMQEEELLRTDRLPHVWCPGCGIGIVMNAFLRAFIRSKMDPNKLVVVSGIGCTGRAAGYVNVDSFHTTHGRGIPFAVGIKFARPDLNVVVFSGDGDLFAIGGNHFVNAARRNHDLLIIAVNNFTYGMTGGQHGPTTPTGAYTTTTPYGNPDRPFNIPHLAISLGAPYVARWTTYHVMQIQNSIYNALHRKGFRVIEIISQCPTVYGRRNDMKTPLEMMHYFQKNSVRKDDASFEELELTYNGKIVVGVFRDVQGIPTYEERYEDIIRRAQK; from the coding sequence ATGAACCCCATGGAAGAAATGAGAATGCAGGAGGAAGAACTTCTCCGTACTGATAGGTTACCCCATGTGTGGTGCCCAGGATGCGGAATTGGTATTGTCATGAACGCATTTTTGAGGGCATTTATCAGGAGCAAGATGGATCCCAATAAACTTGTTGTGGTTTCGGGTATAGGATGCACAGGTCGTGCCGCGGGATACGTGAATGTGGATTCTTTCCATACCACCCATGGAAGGGGAATACCCTTCGCCGTGGGTATAAAATTCGCCAGGCCTGATCTAAACGTTGTGGTTTTCAGCGGTGATGGGGACCTCTTCGCCATCGGGGGAAATCACTTTGTGAATGCTGCTCGCAGAAACCATGATCTTCTGATAATTGCCGTTAATAACTTCACGTACGGGATGACCGGAGGACAGCATGGTCCCACAACACCCACAGGAGCCTACACAACAACCACACCCTACGGAAACCCTGACAGGCCCTTCAACATACCACATCTGGCAATATCTCTAGGGGCTCCCTACGTTGCAAGATGGACCACATACCACGTTATGCAGATTCAAAACTCAATATACAACGCCCTGCACCGCAAGGGATTCAGGGTCATAGAGATAATATCCCAGTGCCCAACGGTGTATGGAAGGAGAAACGACATGAAAACTCCCCTTGAGATGATGCACTATTTCCAGAAGAACTCGGTAAGGAAAGATGATGCTTCCTTTGAAGAACTTGAACTGACCTACAACGGAAAGATAGTTGTGGGTGTTTTCAGAGACGTTCAGGGCATACCCACATATGAGGAAAGGTATGAGGATATAATAAGGAGGGCTCAAAAATGA
- a CDS encoding 2-oxoacid:acceptor oxidoreductase family protein yields the protein MRLEIKFGGLGGQGIITAGYITAKAASIYDGKESAFTQDYSAEARGGASTSEVIISDEKITYPQVLEADYLVLMSQSAYRDYLHKLKKGGMLIIDEDLVKPDDKAKDFKIYKIPATRFAEEIGNPIVANIVMLGFFTAITGVVSKNAMWKSIEERIPKRFLELNERAFLKGYDYGEKIKNGVVELS from the coding sequence ATGAGGCTGGAAATTAAGTTTGGAGGACTTGGAGGTCAGGGGATAATAACTGCTGGATACATAACTGCAAAGGCCGCCTCCATATACGATGGAAAAGAGAGTGCTTTCACCCAGGATTACAGTGCAGAGGCGAGGGGAGGAGCAAGCACAAGCGAGGTAATAATATCTGACGAGAAAATCACATATCCACAGGTACTGGAGGCAGACTATCTGGTGTTGATGAGTCAGAGCGCATACAGGGACTATTTGCATAAATTGAAAAAGGGAGGAATGCTTATAATTGACGAGGACCTCGTAAAACCAGATGATAAAGCAAAAGACTTCAAAATTTACAAGATACCCGCTACAAGATTCGCAGAGGAAATTGGAAATCCCATAGTGGCCAACATTGTTATGCTTGGGTTCTTCACAGCAATAACCGGCGTTGTATCAAAGAACGCAATGTGGAAATCAATAGAAGAGCGCATACCCAAGAGATTCCTTGAACTTAACGAAAGAGCGTTCCTGAAAGGCTACGACTACGGAGAAAAAATAAAGAATGGGGTTGTGGAGCTCAGCTGA
- a CDS encoding 4Fe-4S dicluster domain-containing protein: MSEQKPKPPKKRGKVTIDERRCKGCWYCIEYCPTKVLEVSEKLNEKGYHPPKLVEKEPNKVCIACHLCELYCPDFAIIVEEIK, translated from the coding sequence TTGAGTGAGCAAAAACCAAAGCCTCCAAAAAAGAGAGGCAAAGTAACCATTGATGAGAGAAGATGCAAGGGTTGCTGGTATTGCATTGAGTACTGTCCCACAAAGGTTCTTGAGGTATCAGAAAAACTCAACGAAAAGGGATATCATCCACCAAAACTTGTGGAGAAAGAGCCAAATAAGGTATGTATTGCTTGCCACCTATGTGAACTGTATTGTCCCGATTTTGCAATTATTGTGGAGGAGATAAAATGA